A region of Sphingobium amiense DNA encodes the following proteins:
- a CDS encoding copper resistance system multicopper oxidase, which produces MISALDRRQFLRGAALAGGGAALSAWLPAWAQTISPGMRPTLPTVSGEDITLTIARQSMTIDGRKFRAIGLNGTVPAPLIRLREGQRVRLNVINQLEEDSSIHWHGLILPANMDGVPGVSFPGIKPGSNYLYQFSVVQSGTYWYHSHSGLQEQEGHYGPIIIDPAGADPVAYDREHVIVLADHSALSPQAIFRRLKANPGHFNFQRQTLAGLLSGKDQPLKDRLDWGQMRMDPADISDVTGSTYTYLVNGHGPMDNWTALFTPGERVRLRVINASAMTTFNVRIPGLPLTIVQADGQNVVPVTVDEFQIGVAETYDVVVSPGDDKAYTLVGEAIDRSGMARATLAPRAGMAGEVPPLRKRPLADMKDMGMDMSSMPGMEGMDMSGGAMRGVDPTAEKNASARLATGAAAAMATMDNSAMAGMDHSGMDHGSMAGMDHGAMGADGQMAGMDHGGHAMGSMKMRDFSNAPQVKRDPSVQTISPMPVDRTGEPGQGLADVGHKVLVYRDLMALDRNPDVRAPSRSIDIHLTGNMERFMWSFDGEKMSDHHEPIPFIEGERVRVNLINDTMMGHPIHIHGHFFELVTGHGDHAPRKHTVIVQPGGKVTWDFTADAVGDWAFHCHLLYHMHAGMMRVVSVRPKGDAQ; this is translated from the coding sequence ATGATTTCTGCTCTCGACCGCCGCCAGTTCCTCCGCGGCGCGGCCCTCGCCGGCGGCGGCGCCGCCTTGTCAGCCTGGCTGCCGGCCTGGGCGCAGACGATCTCGCCGGGGATGCGACCGACGCTGCCGACCGTGTCGGGCGAAGACATCACGCTCACCATCGCCCGGCAGTCGATGACCATCGACGGGCGCAAGTTCCGGGCAATCGGCCTCAACGGCACGGTCCCCGCCCCGCTGATCCGGCTGCGCGAGGGCCAGCGCGTGCGGCTCAACGTCATCAATCAGCTGGAGGAGGACAGCTCGATCCACTGGCACGGGCTGATCCTGCCGGCCAATATGGACGGTGTGCCGGGCGTGTCTTTTCCGGGCATCAAGCCGGGCTCGAACTACCTCTACCAGTTCTCCGTCGTGCAAAGCGGCACCTACTGGTACCACAGCCATTCAGGCCTGCAGGAACAGGAAGGCCATTACGGCCCGATCATCATCGATCCCGCCGGTGCCGATCCGGTCGCCTATGACCGCGAGCATGTCATCGTGCTCGCCGATCACAGCGCGCTCTCGCCGCAGGCGATCTTCCGGCGCCTCAAGGCCAACCCCGGCCATTTCAATTTCCAGCGCCAGACCCTGGCCGGGCTCCTGTCGGGCAAGGATCAGCCGCTCAAAGACCGGCTCGACTGGGGCCAGATGCGGATGGACCCGGCCGACATCTCCGATGTGACCGGATCCACCTACACCTATCTCGTCAATGGCCATGGTCCGATGGACAACTGGACCGCGCTCTTCACCCCGGGCGAACGGGTGCGGCTGCGGGTCATCAATGCGTCGGCGATGACCACCTTCAACGTCCGCATCCCCGGCCTGCCGCTGACCATCGTCCAGGCCGACGGGCAGAATGTGGTGCCGGTCACCGTCGACGAGTTCCAGATTGGTGTTGCCGAGACCTACGACGTCGTTGTCAGCCCAGGCGATGACAAGGCCTACACCCTTGTCGGCGAGGCGATCGACCGCTCGGGCATGGCGCGTGCCACGCTCGCGCCGAGGGCCGGCATGGCCGGCGAGGTTCCCCCCTTACGCAAACGGCCGCTCGCCGACATGAAGGACATGGGCATGGACATGTCCTCGATGCCGGGCATGGAAGGCATGGACATGTCGGGCGGCGCTATGCGGGGCGTCGATCCGACGGCCGAGAAGAACGCGTCCGCGCGCCTCGCGACCGGCGCGGCGGCAGCGATGGCGACCATGGACAATAGCGCCATGGCAGGCATGGATCATTCGGGGATGGATCATGGATCGATGGCCGGCATGGACCACGGCGCGATGGGCGCCGATGGCCAGATGGCGGGCATGGATCATGGCGGGCACGCGATGGGCTCGATGAAGATGCGCGACTTCTCGAACGCGCCGCAGGTGAAGCGCGACCCGAGCGTCCAGACCATCTCGCCGATGCCCGTAGACCGCACCGGCGAGCCCGGCCAGGGCCTCGCCGACGTCGGCCACAAGGTGCTTGTCTACAGGGACCTGATGGCGCTCGATCGCAATCCGGACGTGCGCGCGCCGAGCCGCAGCATCGACATTCACCTCACCGGCAACATGGAGCGGTTCATGTGGTCGTTCGACGGCGAAAAAATGTCGGACCATCACGAGCCGATCCCCTTCATCGAAGGCGAGCGGGTGCGCGTCAATCTCATCAACGACACGATGATGGGGCATCCGATCCATATTCACGGGCATTTCTTCGAGCTGGTGACGGGGCATGGCGATCATGCGCCGCGCAAGCATACGGTGATCGTCCAGCCCGGCGGCAAGGTGACCTGGGACTTCACCGCCGACGCGGTCGGCGACTGGGCCTTCCACTGTCATCTCCTCTACCACATGCATGCAGGGATGATGCGGGTCGTGAGCGTCCGTCCGAAGGGAGACGCGCAATGA
- a CDS encoding periplasmic heavy metal sensor, with protein sequence MRDRRLLLLVLLTFAAAIAGVVIGRVYVVPVRPVENELHDLLHRDLKLDTAQHSRLETIEKNYAIRRQALEAELRADNARLAEAIEAEHGYGPRVAGAVDRSHQAMGALQKETLEHIFAMRAVLRPDQTDKFDDAVVKALTAKSK encoded by the coding sequence ATGCGCGACCGCCGGCTCCTGCTCCTCGTCCTGCTGACCTTTGCCGCGGCGATCGCCGGTGTGGTCATCGGCCGCGTCTATGTGGTTCCGGTGCGCCCGGTCGAAAATGAGTTGCACGACCTGCTCCATCGCGATCTGAAGCTGGACACCGCGCAACATAGCCGTCTCGAGACGATCGAGAAGAACTATGCGATCCGGCGACAGGCACTGGAGGCCGAACTGCGCGCCGATAACGCGCGGCTCGCCGAGGCGATCGAGGCGGAGCATGGCTATGGTCCTCGGGTTGCAGGGGCGGTGGATCGCTCGCACCAGGCGATGGGCGCGCTGCAGAAGGAAACACTCGAGCATATCTTCGCGATGCGGGCCGTGCTGCGCCCGGATCAGACGGACAAGTTCGACGACGCCGTGGTGAAAGCGCTGACGGCCAAGTCCAAATGA
- a CDS encoding RNA polymerase sigma factor translates to MTACLPDCSDGELAALALGGRQAAYGELVRRHQGWVHRLVRSHVGNRDEALDVTQASFVAAFAALNRYDAARPFPVWMSRIVINKCHDWRRRRAVRNFFSHALALGEAEHVVDEAPLPDQAIGAEQQLAEAMKAIAALPASLKDTLVLRTIDEKSEAETAEILGISQKAVETRLYRARARLAEMLKKV, encoded by the coding sequence ATGACCGCGTGCCTCCCCGACTGCTCGGACGGGGAGCTCGCGGCTCTGGCGCTTGGAGGCCGGCAAGCGGCCTATGGCGAGCTGGTCCGCCGGCATCAGGGCTGGGTGCACCGCCTCGTGCGCAGCCATGTCGGGAACCGCGACGAAGCGCTCGACGTGACCCAGGCGAGCTTCGTCGCCGCCTTCGCCGCACTCAACCGCTATGACGCTGCGCGACCTTTTCCGGTCTGGATGTCGCGGATCGTCATCAACAAATGCCATGACTGGCGCCGCCGCCGCGCGGTCCGCAACTTCTTCTCCCACGCGCTGGCGCTGGGGGAAGCCGAACATGTCGTCGACGAGGCGCCACTACCCGACCAGGCGATCGGCGCCGAGCAGCAGCTGGCAGAGGCCATGAAAGCGATCGCCGCCCTGCCCGCATCGCTCAAGGACACGCTCGTCTTGCGGACGATCGATGAGAAATCGGAAGCCGAAACCGCCGAGATTCTCGGCATCAGCCAGAAGGCAGTCGAGACCCGCCTCTACCGCGCCCGCGCACGCCTCGCGGAAATGTTGAAGAAAGTTTGA
- a CDS encoding heavy metal translocating P-type ATPase: MNETHGAAHGGGCCGSHGAAKPAAGVKDPVCGMTVDPAITAHHAEHGGESYHFCSAGCRAKFIADPERYLGPPAPPVAVPEGTIWTCPMHPEIRQDHPGSCPICGMALEPATVTADSGPSHELVDFTRRFRVGLMLALPVLILEMGAHLFPAIHRLVPMSISVWIQFVLATPVVLWAGWPFFERGWASLKTRNLNMFTLIAMGTGVAWIYSVVATLAPQLFPPAFRGEDGMVAVYFEAAAVITVLVLLGQMLELRARERTSGAIKALLNLAPKTARRIGSDGSEEEISLDLVAVGDRLRVRPGEKVPVDGVVEDGRSSLDESMVTGESMPVTKAKADTVIGGTLNQTGALVIVADKVGRDTMLARIVQMVAEAQRSRAPIQRMADQVSGWFVPVVIAVAVVAFIAWGIWGPEPRFAYGLVAAVAVLIIACPCALGLATPMSIMVGVGRGAGLGVLIKNAEALEHMEKVDTLVVDKTGTLTEGRPAVTQIVPAPGFDEAELLRLAASVERASEHPLALAIVEAAKDRGIPTSDVTDFDSPTGRGALGTVDGRRIVLGNARFLSEEGIATDALAEQADALRRDGATAIFIGVDGTVGGAFAIADPVKQTTPEALAALKAEGIRVVMLTGDNRTTAEAVARRLGIDDVEAEVLPDQKSAVVARLKSEGRVVAMAGDGVNDAPALAAADVGIAMGSGTDVAIESAGVTLLKGDLMGIVRARRLSQATMSNIRQNLVFAFIYNVAGVPVAAGALYPLFGILLSPIIAAAAMALSSVSVVTNALRLNRKAL; the protein is encoded by the coding sequence ATGAACGAGACACATGGAGCGGCGCATGGCGGCGGTTGCTGCGGCAGCCACGGCGCTGCGAAACCAGCGGCTGGCGTCAAGGACCCGGTCTGCGGCATGACCGTCGATCCTGCGATCACTGCGCACCATGCCGAGCATGGCGGTGAAAGCTATCATTTCTGCAGCGCGGGCTGCCGGGCAAAATTCATCGCCGATCCCGAGCGCTATCTCGGCCCGCCGGCACCGCCAGTCGCGGTGCCAGAAGGCACGATCTGGACCTGCCCTATGCATCCCGAGATTCGGCAGGACCATCCCGGGTCCTGTCCGATCTGCGGCATGGCGCTCGAGCCCGCGACCGTGACTGCCGACAGCGGCCCCAGCCATGAGCTGGTCGATTTCACACGGCGCTTCCGGGTCGGCCTGATGCTGGCCCTCCCGGTGCTGATCCTCGAGATGGGCGCGCATCTCTTTCCCGCGATCCATCGCCTCGTGCCGATGTCGATCTCGGTATGGATCCAGTTCGTGCTGGCGACACCCGTCGTGCTCTGGGCGGGCTGGCCCTTCTTCGAGCGTGGCTGGGCCTCGCTCAAGACCCGCAACCTCAACATGTTCACCCTGATCGCGATGGGGACCGGGGTCGCCTGGATCTACAGCGTCGTCGCGACGCTCGCGCCCCAGCTGTTCCCGCCCGCCTTCCGCGGAGAGGACGGCATGGTTGCCGTCTATTTCGAGGCGGCCGCGGTGATCACTGTCCTCGTGCTGCTCGGCCAGATGCTCGAACTGCGCGCGCGCGAGCGGACCTCGGGCGCGATCAAGGCGCTGCTTAACCTTGCGCCAAAGACCGCGCGCCGGATCGGTTCCGATGGCAGTGAAGAGGAAATCAGCCTCGATCTCGTTGCGGTCGGCGACCGCCTGCGTGTGCGTCCCGGCGAGAAGGTGCCGGTCGATGGCGTGGTCGAGGACGGCCGTTCCTCGCTCGACGAGTCGATGGTCACCGGTGAGTCCATGCCCGTCACCAAGGCCAAGGCCGACACGGTGATCGGCGGCACGCTCAACCAGACCGGCGCGCTCGTTATCGTCGCCGACAAGGTTGGCCGGGACACCATGCTGGCGCGCATCGTCCAGATGGTCGCCGAGGCGCAGCGCTCGCGCGCGCCGATCCAGCGCATGGCCGATCAGGTGTCGGGCTGGTTCGTGCCCGTGGTCATCGCGGTCGCGGTGGTCGCGTTCATCGCCTGGGGCATCTGGGGCCCCGAGCCGCGCTTCGCCTACGGGCTGGTTGCGGCGGTCGCCGTGCTGATCATCGCCTGTCCCTGCGCACTGGGTCTCGCCACGCCGATGTCGATCATGGTCGGGGTTGGCCGCGGCGCCGGGCTCGGCGTCCTCATCAAGAATGCCGAAGCGCTCGAGCATATGGAAAAAGTCGACACGCTCGTCGTCGACAAGACCGGCACGCTGACCGAAGGCCGGCCTGCCGTCACCCAGATCGTGCCGGCGCCCGGCTTCGACGAAGCCGAACTGCTGCGGCTTGCCGCCTCGGTCGAGCGGGCCTCCGAGCATCCGCTCGCGCTGGCGATCGTCGAGGCCGCCAAGGATCGCGGCATCCCCACGAGCGACGTCACCGACTTCGATTCCCCCACCGGACGCGGCGCGCTCGGCACCGTCGACGGCCGCCGGATCGTGCTCGGTAATGCGCGGTTCCTCTCGGAAGAGGGCATAGCAACCGACGCGCTGGCGGAGCAGGCCGACGCCCTGCGCCGGGATGGCGCCACCGCGATCTTCATCGGCGTCGACGGCACCGTCGGCGGCGCCTTTGCAATCGCCGATCCCGTGAAGCAGACGACGCCGGAGGCCCTGGCCGCACTCAAGGCCGAAGGCATTCGCGTGGTGATGTTGACCGGCGACAACCGCACCACAGCAGAGGCGGTGGCAAGGCGGCTCGGCATTGACGATGTCGAAGCCGAGGTACTGCCCGACCAGAAGAGTGCCGTCGTCGCGCGGTTGAAAAGCGAGGGGCGCGTGGTGGCGATGGCCGGCGACGGGGTCAACGACGCCCCCGCACTGGCTGCCGCCGATGTCGGTATTGCCATGGGCTCGGGCACCGACGTCGCGATCGAGAGCGCGGGCGTGACGCTGCTCAAGGGCGATCTCATGGGCATCGTGCGGGCACGGCGGCTGAGCCAGGCGACCATGTCCAACATCCGCCAGAACCTGGTCTTCGCCTTCATCTACAATGTCGCCGGGGTGCCGGTGGCGGCGGGCGCGCTCTATCCGCTGTTCGGCATCCTGCTCTCGCCGATCATCGCGGCCGCCGCCATGGCGCTCTCCTCGGTCAGCGTGGTCACCAACGCGCTGCGCCTCAACCGGAAAGCGCTGTGA
- the copD gene encoding copper homeostasis membrane protein CopD, translated as MNDVALVAVRWALYVDLGLLFGLPLFALYAPGGGRMVQRHLPMVAMVAGLACLALLLSALGFALQAAAMTGLPLTQPDLSMVAELFNGTSMGTALKARLVALLVLLLSIPFYRRQSRPAFIASTLAGAVALATLAWSGHGAAGEGEAGWLQLGADLIHLLAAGAWVGALAAFLALVLPRLATDDLAAQDMDRVTLAEEALRGFSLVGTIIVALLILTGTVNGWFLVGPGNIASLGQSTYGLLLIAKLLLFAGMLGLAALNRYRLTPALAQAIEEEDAPRAQALLRASLVVEGGLAIVILGLVAWLGTLSPPMSM; from the coding sequence ATGAACGACGTGGCACTCGTCGCCGTCCGCTGGGCGCTCTACGTCGATCTCGGCCTGTTGTTCGGCCTGCCGCTGTTCGCGCTCTATGCGCCCGGCGGCGGCCGGATGGTACAGCGGCATCTGCCGATGGTAGCAATGGTGGCCGGTCTCGCCTGTCTCGCCCTCCTGCTGTCGGCGCTGGGGTTCGCGTTGCAGGCAGCGGCCATGACCGGGCTGCCGCTCACCCAGCCTGATCTTTCCATGGTCGCAGAGCTGTTCAACGGCACGTCCATGGGAACGGCGCTGAAGGCGCGCCTCGTCGCGCTCCTCGTTCTTCTGCTCTCCATCCCCTTCTATCGCCGGCAATCCCGTCCTGCCTTCATCGCCTCCACTCTGGCAGGCGCGGTCGCACTCGCGACCCTCGCCTGGAGTGGGCATGGCGCGGCTGGCGAAGGCGAGGCGGGCTGGCTGCAACTGGGGGCCGATCTCATCCATCTGCTCGCCGCCGGCGCCTGGGTCGGCGCGCTTGCCGCATTCCTCGCGCTGGTACTTCCCAGGCTCGCAACCGACGATCTCGCCGCTCAAGACATGGACCGGGTCACGCTCGCCGAGGAAGCGTTGCGGGGCTTCTCCCTCGTCGGCACGATCATCGTCGCCCTGCTGATCCTGACCGGGACGGTGAACGGCTGGTTCCTCGTCGGTCCGGGCAACATCGCCTCGCTCGGGCAGTCGACCTACGGCCTGCTGCTCATCGCCAAGCTGCTGCTGTTCGCCGGCATGCTGGGCCTGGCCGCGCTCAACCGTTATCGCCTGACCCCGGCACTTGCGCAGGCGATCGAGGAAGAGGACGCGCCACGGGCGCAGGCGCTGCTGCGCGCGAGCCTCGTCGTCGAAGGCGGTCTTGCGATCGTCATTCTCGGGCTCGTCGCCTGGCTGGGGACACTATCGCCGCCCATGTCGATGTAG
- a CDS encoding class I SAM-dependent methyltransferase — translation MQSYTPPLGTGSTKDYDRAIRLWTREKRWRAAMLAALAPKAGETVVDVGCGTGSFALMLKQAEPRTQVIGLDPDAEALDIARHKAAVRRADIDWRQGFARDVAPGTADAVVSSLVLHQMPVREKAATLRAMFAMLRPGGRLVIADYGRQQGFMRLAFRLTVQRLDGIDDTRPNADGVLPGLIAAAGFRHVAETFRLLTITGAIDLFTAHRPAQDHGLTVANDLG, via the coding sequence ATGCAATCCTACACCCCGCCGCTCGGGACCGGATCGACGAAAGACTATGATCGCGCGATCCGCCTGTGGACGCGGGAGAAGCGGTGGCGTGCCGCCATGCTCGCCGCCCTGGCGCCCAAAGCCGGTGAGACGGTCGTCGACGTCGGCTGTGGCACCGGCAGCTTCGCGCTGATGCTCAAGCAAGCCGAGCCCAGGACGCAGGTGATCGGTCTCGATCCCGATGCCGAGGCGCTCGACATCGCGCGGCACAAGGCCGCTGTGCGGCGGGCCGATATCGACTGGCGTCAGGGATTTGCCAGGGACGTGGCCCCGGGTACCGCCGACGCTGTCGTGTCGAGTCTCGTGCTGCATCAGATGCCGGTCAGGGAGAAGGCGGCAACCCTGCGCGCCATGTTCGCCATGCTGCGCCCGGGTGGGCGCCTGGTGATCGCCGATTATGGCCGCCAGCAGGGTTTCATGCGGCTTGCCTTCCGCCTGACCGTGCAGCGGCTCGATGGCATCGATGATACCCGGCCCAATGCCGACGGCGTGCTCCCCGGCCTGATCGCGGCGGCCGGCTTCAGGCATGTGGCCGAGACGTTTCGGCTTTTGACCATCACCGGCGCGATCGACTTGTTTACGGCGCATCGACCGGCGCAGGACCACGGCCTTACGGTTGCCAATGACCTTGGCTGA
- the copC gene encoding copper homeostasis periplasmic binding protein CopC — protein MRFFSPLAAIAAVGLSVSAPAYAHPKLVSSTPAANASVPAPSRITLTFSEGLMPKLSGAEIVMTGMPGMPNHRMAVTGFKTSVEGDKTLVLTLAKPLMAGSYQVAWHVVSTDTHRIQGNLAFTVK, from the coding sequence ATGCGCTTCTTTTCGCCGCTCGCAGCCATCGCCGCCGTCGGCCTGAGTGTTTCGGCTCCGGCCTACGCCCATCCCAAGCTCGTGTCCTCGACGCCCGCCGCCAACGCCAGCGTCCCGGCGCCGTCGCGTATAACGCTCACCTTCAGTGAAGGTCTGATGCCGAAGCTGTCGGGCGCCGAGATCGTGATGACCGGCATGCCCGGCATGCCCAACCACCGCATGGCGGTAACCGGCTTCAAGACGTCCGTCGAAGGCGACAAGACGCTCGTGCTGACGCTCGCCAAGCCGCTCATGGCGGGCAGCTATCAGGTCGCCTGGCACGTCGTCTCGACCGACACGCACCGCATCCAGGGCAATCTCGCCTTTACCGTCAAGTGA